A genomic stretch from Spiroplasma endosymbiont of Clivina fossor includes:
- the mtnN gene encoding 5'-methylthioadenosine/S-adenosylhomocysteine nucleosidase: MITESGIGKVNSAINTYHLLQNYNLDLLINIGNVGAISEEIKISSLFLVQQVFYYDVDLTAFDYKYGQLPKLAQAYNCIYEPWKKFSKNNNIMITNLATGDSFINSVSQAQIIQENVGKKVTIVDMECAAYLSSSIFTTMSHLSFKSSFG; this comes from the coding sequence ATTATTACTGAAAGTGGTATTGGAAAAGTTAATAGTGCTATTAATACTTATCATTTGTTACAAAATTATAATTTAGATTTATTAATTAATATTGGTAATGTTGGTGCTATTAGTGAAGAAATAAAAATTAGTTCATTATTTTTAGTTCAACAAGTCTTTTATTATGATGTTGATTTAACGGCATTTGATTATAAATATGGACAATTGCCAAAATTAGCACAAGCATATAATTGTATTTATGAACCTTGAAAAAAATTTAGTAAAAATAATAATATTATGATAACTAATCTTGCTACAGGTGATAGTTTTATTAATAGTGTATCACAAGCACAAATAATTCAAGAAAATGTTGGTAAGAAAGTAACAATTGTTGATATGGAATGTGCAGCTTATTTGTCAAGTAGCATATTTACAACAATGTCCCATCTTAGTTTTAAAAGCAGTTTCGGATAA
- a CDS encoding dual specificity protein phosphatase: MKNYRKIINYLYLGDYQSKPAFCEFIVGAASDFFAQKIPNLDDQSEQVYLSDDKKELYLNLLDYPEIGTLDKKVLKAGLNFIDEHLKEEENVFVHCVWGVNRSASLVFIYLVINNHLSQDNFHSAWKQFKKNYSRANPNPAYWHYLNHEFPYNDLKNK; this comes from the coding sequence ATGAAAAATTATCGTAAAATTATTAATTATTTATATTTAGGAGATTATCAATCAAAACCAGCATTTTGTGAATTTATCGTCGGTGCTGCGAGCGATTTTTTTGCTCAAAAAATCCCTAATCTTGATGACCAATCAGAACAAGTTTATTTAAGCGATGATAAAAAAGAATTATATTTAAATTTGTTAGATTATCCAGAAATTGGTACCTTAGACAAAAAAGTTTTAAAAGCAGGTTTAAATTTTATTGATGAACATCTTAAAGAGGAAGAAAATGTTTTCGTTCATTGTGTTTGAGGAGTTAATCGTAGTGCTTCATTAGTCTTTATTTATTTAGTTATTAATAACCATTTATCACAAGATAACTTTCATAGTGCTTGAAAACAATTTAAAAAAAATTATTCTCGTGCTAATCCGAACCCAGCTTATTGACATTATTTGAATCATGAGTTTCCTTATAATGATTTAAAAAATAAGTAA